CCCGGGACTCCCGCCGGTGACCGGGGAGGCGGCGAGGAGGGCGTCGATCGTCGCTCCATCGGAACGCCGGAGCCGGAGTTCGGCCTCCGCCCGCCGCCACTCGCCCTGCTCGATCAGCGTCTTCGCCCGCGGGACGTCGCCCGGGTCGACGAAGGAGAGGAAAGAGGCGCCCTGTATCCGGCTGACCGCGTAACCGAGGATCTCCGCCATCCGGGCGCCGGCAAAGATCGTGGTGCCTCCCGGGTCGAGCACCAGGACCCCTTCGTGCAGGCTCCTGCCGATCTCGCGCCACAGGTGCTCCACTCTGCCGAGCGCCACCTCGGCACGTTTCAGCGCGAGGACGTGCCGGACGGTGCAGACCAGGAGTTCGGGGGAGATGGTCTCCCGGACCAGGTAGTCGTCCGCACCATGCCAGAGCGCCCCGACCGCCGCATCGAGGTCGTCGCGCGAGGCCAGGATGACGACCGGGGTACCGGGGGCTTCTTCGCTCACCCGCGCCGCCGCCCCGGGCTCCCGGCCGGGGTCGAGCAGGATAAGATCGAACGACTCTCGCCGGAGAGCGTCGAGGCCTTCGGCAACCAGCCGGTGCGAGATCGTCTCGGCCGGGAGCCCGGCCTTGCGAAGGGCCTCTCCGACCAGGGGGGCGTCGCCCGGGCTCCCGGTGATGACGAGCAGCCTGAGCGGGTCGGGCACTCCTTCACCCCCCCGCCGGCAGGGTCCGGGTGCTGGGTAACCTAGGCTTCATCCCCGTGCGAGGTGCGCCGGGGCGTATCCCGGAGCATCGCTACCCTTTACCCGGGGTCCGGGGATAAGTGTTACTGACCGGCCGTTACCGGCCCGAGGAACCGTTCGATGACCCACTCGTTCCTGACCTCCGGGTGGAAGAGGAGGCCGTAGAGAGGGAGCGAGCGGTGCCGGATCGCCTGGACGCACCGGTCCGAGGCGGCGAGAGGCAGGAACCCTTCGGGCACCTGCACGGCATATTCGTGCACCCCGTATGCGGGGAAATCCTCCCTCCCGGCAAAGAGGGGGTCGGGCGCGAGCACCCGGACGTCGGTCATGCCGATCTCGCAGCACGGCTCGATGCCGCCGCCGAAGGCCGCCGCGAGGGCCCGCATGCCGGAGGATATGCCGAGAACCGGGCGCTCGAACGCAGGAAGCCACCCGAACAGTTCAGGATGCTCCGCAAACCCGGTGTCTTTCAGTGCCGTCCCGCAGAGGATCACCGCATCCGCGGCCTCGATCTCCGGCGCCCCGACGGCGGTGTAGTGGCGGACGGTGAACGGCGCTCCGATCCTGTGGAGAAGCCGTTCGACCGGCCCGACGAACTCGTCCCGGGAGAGCGAACCGTCCCGGTAGCAGAGGTCGATAACGAGGATCATTTTGCCACCAGCCCCGCCCGCTCGATCCGGAGGACGCCGTTGTAGTTCCGGTAGACCTTGGATGCCTCCTCGATCGCGATCCTTTGAACGAAGAAGGGGGCGTCGACGACGAACGTCTCGAACTCCCCTCCTTCCCCGATCAGGGTGATCTGGTACTTCCGGGCGATCTCCCGGAGTTCGTCGAGGGCGCGGCGGTCGATCTCCCTCCCGAGCCAGGACGCGTCGAAGGGGCAGGAGAAGACGCCCGCGATGATGACCCGGAACCCTGCGTCGATGAGTTCCTCCATGTACGCCTCCTGGTCCGCGAGCCAGAGCGGGTTGAACGACCAGAGGCCCAGTTCGCGGCAGACCCGCTGGACCCGTGCCGCCTGGTAGACCGAGAGGACCGCCCCGGTGACGACTCCTTCGATCCCGAACCGCTCCCTGGCGGCGAGGAGGGCCCGCTTCAGGTCCTGGAGTTCCGTCTCCTTCTCGCCTGCCGTCTCCACCTCCACGAGGGGAAGCCCCGCCGCCCCGGCCTGCAGTGCGGCGAGGCGGATGTTCGGGGTGTGGAACATGTAACTCTCGGGATTCCTGGAGACGACCGTGATCAGGCAGACGACTTCTTCCTGCTGCATCGCCTTCCAGCAGGCGAATATGGAGTCTTTCCCGCCGGAGAAGAGCACACCGAGTTTCATGATTGTTCCCGTAGCTCTTCGGCCGGGAGCCAGATAAATCCCTGCGGCATACAGGCACGCGGCCCGGGAGCGGCCCGGCGGCAAAAGTCGGGCTGCTTCATCTCTTTTTTGGCAAACGCGAGACCGGCGGGGGCTGCCGCCGGAGGAGGATCAGGATTATATGCTGTCGAATCTTCACCCGGTATGAGCACCGGGGGCGCATCGCGGGAGGTATAGGGTATGATGGAGACCAATGAAAATCCGGAAGAACTGATCGAGGTTGTTGTTGACTGCATCCTGGTAAATTACCGGGGAGATCCCGAGTCGCGGGGCCGGATAGTCCATGCGCTCCAGGAGTGGGCGGAAGAGCACCCGGACGAGTGGGATGAACTGCAGGCACGCTGCCAGCAGCGTCACGAAGCCCTGGCGTAAGTCCTCCGGACAGGATAGAACATCTCTTCTTCCCATCTCCGAGGGTAAGACCGCGGGAAGTCGTCGGGTCCAGGGTGTCCGACGGTATGTTCAATACCCGGTGTTAATGTAGCACAAAAACAAGCTCATGATCGGGCAACTTGTATGGTTTCAGCGGACAGCAGCACCGGACTCGTGAGCCAGGGGCCCAACTGGCAGATGCTTGCCGCCGCACCCGTCCTTCTGCTGGCACTGGTCGTTGCGGCCCAGTCCTTCGTGAATATTCCGTTTGATTTCGTTGCTCCCTTCCAGGCGGCACTCAATGTCCTCCCGAACATGGGTTCCGTGCTCCTGGCCGTTCTGGTGGCATGGGGCACGATGAAGACCGGGCGGCTGCAGCTTGTCTGGATGGGATCCGGCATTCTCGTGCTGGGCCTGGCCATTCTGCTTGCGAACCTGGTCGGGACCCCGATCAGCCTGAACAACGGGGTGCAGATCCAGAATCTCGGTGCCGTTCTCGCCGGTGCCCTGCATCTCGTCGGCGCTCTGCTCGCCGTCTTCTCGATCGGACTCGCCAGGCCCGATCCGCGACAACGGGCGGTTGCACTCGCAGCGGGCTACGGCGGCAGCATAGCGGCGGTCACCCTGATCGTCATCGCGAGCACGGCCGGGGTGATTCCCGTATTCTTCATCCCGGGAGAGGGAGGGACCGCGATCCGACAGGTGGTCATCACCCTCGCTGCGGGTCTCTTTGCCGCTGCTGCGCTGGTGGTATTTATAAACTATATTCGTTCGCGTTCGTCGTTCCAGTACCTATACGGTCTGGCGCTGGCTCTTCTCGCCCTCGGCCAGATCGCGTACCTGCTCACCCTGTCCCGCGGCGACCTCATGGCCTGGGCAGGCAGGGCAGGGCAGTGGGGTGCCTCCCTGTACTTCCTGCTGGCCCTGCTCCTGATCCTCCGCCTTTCGGGCGGCCGCACGGCGGACGTTCATTACGTGCTGGACCACATCTTTCCTCCCTCCAGCAAAGGCTACAGGTTCCTGATCGAGTCGTCCCCCGACGCAATCATCGGCCTGGACGCGGGAGGAAACGTGCTGGTATGGAATGCTGCCGCCGAGAGCATACTCGGCTACAGCAGCAGGGAGGTCGTAGGGAGGCCTATCAGGGATCTGGAAAGCAACCCGGTCCCGGAAGGTTCCGGCACGCAGGAGCCAGGGGAGATATTTTTCCGGCGCCGGGACGGCAGAGAGATGTGGCTTGAGGTCTCGGTGGCGCATTACACCGTCCGCGGGAGTCCGATCACCACCGTCAATATCAGGGACGTCACCGATCGGAAGCAGGCGGAAGAGGAGCGAAGACAACTTTACGAGAAACTTGAGGATGCGCACCGTGAGGCGAACCTGTATCTCGACATCATGACCCATGACATCAGGAACGCCAACACCGTCACGACGATGTACGCAGATCTCATGGTCGAGATACTGGAGGGCGAGCCGGGTGCGTATGCAGAGAAATTGCGCGGCAGTGTCGAGAAGAGCAATGAAATTCTCCGGAATGTCGCCACCATCAGGCGGCTTCAGGAGGAGCCGTCCCTGCTTGTTCCGGTGAACCTCGATACCGTCGTCCGAAAGGAGATCGAGACCTTCCCCGGGGCATCGATCCGGTACGAGGGCGCGCCGGCCGAGGTGAGGGCGGACGGACTCCTCTCCGAGGTCTTTGCGAACCTCATCGGCAACGCTGTCAAGTTCGGTGGACCGGACGTCGAGGTAACCATCCGGGTCAGCGAGCTGGACGGGGAGGTCGAGGTCTCGGTCGAGGACACCGGTCCCGGTGTTCCGGACGACGTGAAGGAGAGACTCTTCCGCCGGCTGGAGCGCGGAAAAGCCAGAGGTCCGGGCAAGGGGCTTGGACTCTTCATCTCCCGGATGCTCATCGAGCGCTACGGCGGGGAGATCCGGGTCGAGGACCGGGTGCCCGGCCATCCGGAGGAGGGCGCTGCGTTCCGGTTCACGCTCAGGAAAAGCACGCAGGATGGGTGAGCGATCTTCTGCGGGCGAGCCGGTGTACACCCCGGGGCCCCAAAACGAGCAGTTATGCTTATGAGGCGACGGGATTCAGGTGTCTTCGTAGGATTGGGCGCACATGAACGTTATCGTTGTCTACAAAAGTAGATACGGGTCTACAAGGGAGATTGCAGAGTTCATCGCCGAAAAGCTGCGGGAGCACGGCGTGCAGGCGGATGCCCGGAGCGTCGACACGGCCCCGGACCTCGAAGGGTATAACGCCGTCGTGATCGGGAGTGCCGTGTACATGGAGCACTGGATGAAGGAGGCAGCGGAGTTCGTGCGGCGGAACCGGACAGTCCTTGCCGAACGGCCGGTGTGGCTGTTCAGCAGCGGCCCGCTCCAACTCGAACCGGGAGCGAGCCCGGACGACCCGGAACTGGAGCCCAAAGAGATCGGCGAGTTCCGGGAGATCATCCACCCCCGGGACCACCGTGTCTTCTTCGGGGCACTGGACCCGGGCAGGCTCGGACTCCAGCACCGGCTGATCCGGAAGCTGCCGGCCGCCCGTGCGCTCCTTCCCGAGGGCGATTTCCGCAACTGGGACGATATCGAGGCCTGGGCCGGCGACATTGCGCGGGCGCTGGGGACTCCTTAACGGCAATAGAGGACTAAATAAATTAATTCCGTAAAAACGAATGCGAGGGGAGCGATTCGAACGCTCGAACTCCTACGAGACCAGGCCCTCAACCTGGCGCCTTTGACCTGGCTTGGCAACCCTCGCCCGGATATGAGGTGATAACATGCTCAGTGCATGAACGGAGACGGAAGATGCATCGATTGCGGTTTCGCGCCCCGTTTACCTCATTTAATCTGTTGTCATACATAAAATACCTTTTGTGCGGGGCCGCGATGAGGGGGGGCGGGCGGTTGCACGGGGCGTCGTTTCTGCAGGACCGGCGGAGATCACGGGAGCGGCGGCTCTTCGTCGGTGTTGTTTCCGGGGTGGGAACCGTTACTCCTCGTCCTCCCGTAAGACCAGGAACGTGTTTACGGCCGTGTGACCGGGCACCTCCTCCAGAAGGCCGGCATCCAAGAGTTCCTCAAGCAGGCTCTCATACCTCTGCGCCGACTCCTCCCTCTTTCGTTCCTCATCCCCGGGGATCTCTGGATTGTACGCGTACATGGTTTCGAGGGTATCGAGTTGTTCGACGGTGCCGTCTTCCCATATCCGGGCATGCTCGTCTCCAAAACGATGAAAGCGGTAGAACTCCATGTATTCGTAACCGTCGGCCTCTCCGAAGACCCAGTTGAACTGAAAGGTTGCGATCCGCATCGTCCCGCTCTTCCTCTCCTGCAGGGCATCCTCGGGTAGTGCGAACGTCTCCCGGTACCTCTCCTCGAAGTGGCGGTTCATCTCCGCGAACGTCGCCCCTATTTTCTCTATCGAGCCTCTCTACATACAGGATAAGGCTCGGGCTCCTCATATATACGTAACCGTCCGGCTGCCATGTCTCATCCAAGAACGCCCTCTTCCCGGCAGCGGCAGAGGTTTGATTAATCGCCGGGTCCAATACGGCTCTATGAAGGCTCCGTCGCCGACCGCATGCCTCTGCTGTGCGTTGATACTTATTCTGTTTACCAGCGGCTGTATAACCAAAAACCAGGAATACTACGATAACCAGGTTGCAGCGGAGCCGGACAATGCCGAGGCGTGGTGCATCAGGGGAATGTACTACAACAATTACTACAACCAGTACGCCGAAGCAATGGAGAGCTGCAATAAGGCGCTTGAACTGGACCCGGAATACGGGCTGGCCTGGTTCCTGAAAGGAGTCATTCTGACGAATATGAATATGACCGACGAGGCAAGACTGTGTTTTGAGAACGCGACGAGATACGATCCCGCGCTGGCGAAGAATGTACAGTTCGTTGTCGGCAATATGTGATGATGCGGATTTTATAATGCATTCCCAAGAGTAATATGGATCTGCCCTGACCGGCGACAATTGCCGCCTCCCTACCGTCCCTCACGAGGGAGGCATCGCCGTGCCGGAGGAGAAGACCACCACCCGGGACCTCCTCGTTGCATGAGGGCAGGTACCTCCCATCTCCCGGGTTCTGCCGATGCAAGCGATCGATCTCCTGCTAACCGTTACTCAGACTCAGAACGCTTCAGAAGCTCACACTATTCCTATGGAAGAACGAGATTTGAAATCCCCGGTGAACCTTTCGCTCATCATTCCTGGTTTGATGCGTCAAGAGCGAGCAGGATTGCCTGAACCTTCGGTTCGAGAACCGGGATCTCGGTCTCCAGAATAGCCCAGACGATCCTCCAATCTACCTCGAAATATGCGTGAATCAGTTTATCCCGCGACCCGGCCATCAGCTTCCAGGGAATCTCCGGATGCTGCTCTTTTTGGTGCTCGGAGATGTTCTTCGTGGCCTCTCCGATGATCTCGATCGCCCGGACGATCGCATGCTGCCGCACCGGGTCACGAAGCAGGTCCTCGTATGTCAGATCTCTACCGATCTCGCGGAGAAGCACGATCTCATCAAGGATATGACGGAGGAAGAGTTCATCACGCATCACACCAGACAACCTCCTGTTCGACATAGGGCCGCAGGTATCGGCTGAGCCCCTGTTCGGTGACGAGGTCCACCCGGCGCCCGAAAAGTTCCTCCAGATAAAAGGCAAGTTCCATGAAGTTCCGAAACGTCGTCTGCCCCGGCGCAAACTCGACCAGCACATCCACATCGCTGTCAGGCCGCTCCTCTCCCCGGGCTGTAGACCCGAAGATGCCGATCTTCGCGACGCCGAACCGCTCCCGGAGCAGCGGGAGCACTTCTTCGAGCTTCGCGACGAACTCGTTCTTCTTTTCCCGGCGCACCTGAGCAGCCATATGGGTTCTCTCCTCTTCTTGATCGTAGCTGGGGGTGAGGAGATGATGAATGTTGTCGTTCCCGGGAGGGGGCTGCCTTCGGGTCGAAGGTAGACGACCATCCGAACACTTCGGTCAGTGTTATCACCCTGAAGGGAGATGCTGTTCTATCGATGAGATCATGAGGACGTTCACGGCCGTGCTCTACAGGGAAGAGAACATGTACGTAGCGGAGTGCCCGGAGGTCGGCACCGTCAGCCAGGGCAGGACGGTGGAGGAGGCGGTGGCCAACCTGAAGGAGGCTACGGAGCTGTACTTAGAGGAAGCCCCACCCCTCCGGCGTGAGGCTCGTGCACCCGTCACCGGATGCACAGATTTCCCGCTGGAAGACGGGAGAAGGCCGATCATCACGACGTTCGAGGTGGCCGAGGGTGCCCGGGCATAAACCCGTCTCGGGCGAGACGGTGATCAAGATACTCTTGAAAAGTATGGATTTGCTGTTTTAACAATACCTTGATGCTACACCAACAATGCCAAGTATTCCCAATACAATTCCGATGATAACACCGCTTCCAATGGCAATTTGACCTACCATCTGACTTACACCTGTTGCCGATAGGAAAATACCGGCAAGAATGAGAACGCCTACTATTCCTGATGCAGAAAATCCCATTCCTGCAATTCTTTGAGCCAAAGTATCTTCTCCTTTAGATCTTTTTTCCACGCTTGAAGAGCTTTACATCCGGGTGATATCGATCCCGGTATTCAACTGCAGGACCTGTGTAGCCCCCTTTGCTGTCGACTTCAGTGATCCTTTTTTGGTTCACCATTCGCTGTAACTCGGGCTTTGTTACAGGGGAACCCCGACACTTGACTTCCCCTCGAGCGGTTCCTCTCTCATAGTCGTGTTTGCCAGGGCCGCCAACATGGCGAGCCCCATGTGCAGCCGATTTCTGTTTTTCGTAGTCTATGCCACGCTTAGAAGGTGATCGAACCATTTTCACACCTGATATAATAGAAGGATTCTTATACGCAATATACACATTCTCCTTAACGTCGTTAGCATCGTTAACGTCATTAGCATATCGTGGATTCGTGAGGGGACTGCATGGCGGGGATGGAAAAAATCGTCCATATTATTCCGCTCGGTCATGAGTATGACCGGGCAGTGAAACCTTTTGAGGATAGTAGCGCAGATCGGGTGTATATCCTCACTCGATGGCACGATCCTTCTGCTGCAATGAAAATGGTTGATGACCAGCGCTACTACGCGAGCAAAGTGAAAGAGGCCCTAGAAAAAAGAGAAATTGACGTAAAATGCGAATCGGTAAATTTATTCGACTTCCTTGAAGTAACAAAGAGCATTTCGAAAATTATTGTTAAGGAAAAGGCCGAAGGGAACAGGATCCGAATGAATATGTCTGCAGCGGGCCGCTTGACTTCCGTAGCTGCAACGCTCGTTGGCATGCATCATGATGTGCAGGTTTACTACGTCCATGCTGATAATTACCCTGATGATCCAGATGAACGGCAAAAGCATGGTCTCAGCGTCTGTGATAGTAATAAGATCGCTTACTTGACCAACCTGAAATTCGACATGCCGGATCCCATTGGTATGAATATACTGGCTTTTCTTTGTGAAAAAGGAAAAAAGGTCAATACACGGGAGTTACTGGGCAGATTAAAAGAGTTGCAGGTAGAGGGATTTCAAGAATTGTTTTACGACGATATCGATCTGGTCGATGACGATAAACGTAAGAATAGCCAATATGGAGCAATCGTTGAAAAAAGAACTCGTCAAAGTCGTCAGTTAATGAAACTGAATAAAACAATCCTTGAAAAATTAGAGACGCGAGGATATATTAGACGCGAAAAGATTGGGAGAAATGTGTATATCTCGATTACTGACACTGGAACATATGTCGCTTATCTAAGTGGATTGGTGGACTGATTATTTTCAAAGTTTAAATCGCTCATCTGCAGATGATTCAAAAGGCTTCACCACACCCCTTCTTCGTGTTCCAGTCTCACATGAGCCAAGAGGATGTAAGGCTGACGTCCAGCGAGTCTTCCGGTCGACAAAGGAGCAGATGCAGCTGTCAGATTCAGTCTTCTTTGATCGGTTGTGTACGCTCGACGAGTTGCGGCTAATCGACACGCGGCACCGCGGCATGAGCGGGGGGAGAGCCCGGTATAATGTGCTGCAGTATGAGGCAGAGATATTGGTGGTGTGTGAATGAGTTCCTCAATCTCCACAAGTCATGAGGCTAAGCCACTCAGCTAACTCTAAATTTCATGAAACCAAATAAAATTACGCACAGAAAACTGACGGAGTAAATAATTTACGAGATTTCACCATGATTGAGACCAATGCAAGGCCTTTCCTCAAGTGGGCAGGCGGGAAGACCCAATTACTCAACGAATTCGCAAGACGAATTCCAAAGGAACTTAAAAATGGTGAAATATCCACATTTATAGAACCCTTTGTTGGTGGAGGAGCAGTATTCTTTCATTTTAACAGTGTATTCTCCTTTAAAGAATGCCATATCTTTGATATTAACGAAGAGCTGATTCTCGCATACAGTGTCGTCAAAAGAAACGTCGAGGATCTCATCGAATATCTCTGTGATCTCACAGAAGAATTCTTATCAAAAGACGATGAAGGGAGAAAAGAATACTTCTACTCCATCCGCGATGAATTCAATCAGACAAAGTCGAGTATTAACTTTAAAAATTATGGCAAAGCGTGGATTCCAAGAGCAGGTCAGCTAATTTTTTTGAATAAAACCTGTTTTAATGGCCTATTCAGAGTAAATTCTCAGGGCGAATTCAACGTCCCCTTTGGACAGCATAAAAACCCGAAAATTGTTTATCCAGATGTGTTGAGAGCAGATGCTCAAATTCTGCAAAACACGAAAATTCACCTCGGTGATTTCGCGAAGTCATCTCAATACATCAACAATAATTCATTTGTCTATTTTGATCCCCCTTATCGACCTCTAAGTAATACTGCTTCATTTACCCAGTATTCAAAGGATGGATTTGATGACGTGGAGCAGCAACGGCTCGCAGAATTTTTTGCAAAGTGTGACGCAAAGCGAGCAAAATTGATGCTAAGCAACTCAGATCCTAAAAATATCAATTCTAATGACAATTTCTTTGATACCCTCTATGGGAAGTTCAACATTCAACGCGTCCCTGCAAGGAGGATGATTAATTCAGACGCGAGTAAGCGGGGAGAAATCAATGAAATTATCGTCACAAACTACTAAACTCCGTTTATGACCACAAAGGGCGACGAGGCCTGGAATAAAGTTTTTCAATCCCTGAATCTCCTTAATACAATCGAATCCGAGGGATTCGTCCAGATTTCAGCAACCACTCTCAAGGAAATCGGGCAGAGGGAACCACGCCTGATGGCGAAGCAAGATACATTAAACTCCCGACCGGAAATTTTCAAACGGCAGCACCTATCCATCCTTCCAATCAAAAATGGTGAATATATTATTTACCGCGATAACAAAGGGCAATCCTATTTCAAATACGATTCCTCATTTTATGGCATCCCAATAGAGATTTATGATCCCTGTCCTGATTCTGAAATCCTTGAGAGCCTGAGTATAGGTTCGATCTCAAGCGAGTTTCAGGCCATTGATTATGCAAACCTTGTCTCATTACTGAAAACATTCACCAACGAATCTCAATTGTATCTCACGATAAGAGGAAAACTTCGTTCTGGAAATTTCAATCTCCACTTACCTGACAATGATAAGCAAATTGAAGTTGATGGTGTGCAAATTGAGGTCGATTCCGGATATGAGGGTAACAACGGAATATATCTAATCGAAGCAAAGATAGGAAAACGTGATGACTTCCACATTCGACAACTCTATTATCCTTGGAAAGACTGGTCCCAAAAAACAGACAAACCTATTATTCCCATTTTCTTCGTCTATTCAAATGGCATATTTTATCTTACGAAATTCAGATTCGGAAAAGATTTTGGAGATCTTCAGATTCTTGAGTCACGATCCTTCTCGATCGATGAAGATCCCGTGTTATCTGTCAATTTCGAGGAGTTGATGGATTCCATAGTAGTGGATACATCCGAATCGGAAAGTGTTCCCTTTCCGCAGGCAAATGACCTCGATAAAATAATCGATATCATCACATCATTTAGCGAAGATTTGAAAACAAAGGAACAGATATCAGAATACTTCGAGTTTGATGAGCGCCAAGGAGATTATTACGCGAATGCCGCAATATATCTTGGTCTCCTTAGCCGAGATACTGACAATTATGGATCCTTTGCATTAACAGATTTAGGAAAGGCCATGAAGCGTTGCTCAAACCGGAGATGCAGAAACCGTCAGCTTCTAACTCAATTGTTAAAACGCTCTTCCTTCCGTTCAACAATTCTCTTGGTGAAACGTCTTGGTTTTAATCCAACGAACATCGATTTGGATGACGTGGCACGAATAATAAGGGATAATAGTCCAAGATATAATCATACCACGAGCAGAAGAAGAGCCTCTACGGTGAAAAGTTGGATGAAATGGATTTGTGAAAACATTCGGTTTGAATGAGGAACAAGCCTCGTAATTAATTTACTAAAGATATTTTGTTTTTGAATCAGTGAACTCTACAGATAGACCCTGAGTCCACCATCCCGACCTACTAACTCAGAAACTCTCAAAATTCAGAACCAACTCAAAAATCAATGCTGCGGGTGGGATCCGAACCCACGATTTCCAGATGTCCCAGGCTTGGACGCACCGTTTTCTCGAAAACCCTATGAGTCTGGCGCCCTAACCGACTAGGCCACCGCAGCATACAAAGTGCAGTATAACAATGCTGTATTGGCAAATAAACCTTATGGCTTAGCGGAAAAATTGGATGGAGGGTTACTTCGAGTTTTTCCGGATATAGACGTCGACCGCCGCCGTGATCGCCGCCACGTGCTTTCCCTGGCGGAGCGAGTCGGCCAGCGTCTGCATACGCGCCTCCTCCTCGTGGAGATAGCGGCGCAGGCTCGTCGCGATGTGCTCCTCCTGCAGGAAGTGCGTGTGGGTGTCGCCGGCGATGAAGTGGGCGTTGTGCATGATCGCGTAGTGGAGCGGGAGCGTCGTCTTCACGCCCAGGATGACGTACTCGTAGATGGCCCGGCGCATCCGCTGGATCGCCTCCTCGCGGTTGGAGCCCCAGGCGCAGAGCTTCGAGATCATCGAGTCGTAGTGCGCCGGGATGGTGTAGCCCATGTGGATGCCGGAGTCGACCCGGATTCCCGGGCCGCCCGGGGAGCGGTAGCGGACGATCTTGCCCGGATCGGCGGCGAAGTTGTTCAGCGGATCCTCCGCGTTGATCCGGCACTCGATCGCGTGCCCCCGGATTCTGATATCGTCCTGGTCCATCGCGAGGTCCTCGCCGGCCGCGACGGCGATCTGCTGCTTCACGATATCGACCCCCGTGATGAACTCCGTGATGGTGTGCTCCACCTGCAGCCGGGTGTTCACCTCCATGAAGTAATAGTTGCCGTTCGCGTAGAGGAACTCTACCGTGCCGGCGTTCTTGTAGTTTGCCGCCTTTGCCGCGGCGACGGCCGACGCCGTCATCTGCTCCCGGAGAGCGGGCGTCATGATCGGGCAGGGCGCCTCCTCGAGGAGCTTCTGGTGCCGGCGCTGGATGGAGCACTCGCGGTCGTAGAGGTGGACGGTGTGCCCCTTCGCGTCGGCAAGGACCTGGATCTCGATGTGGCGCGGCTTCGTGAGGTACTTCTCGACGAAGATCGTCGGGTCCCCGAAAGCGGACTGGGCAATCCGCCTGCCCTTGTCGATCGCCTCCTCGAGCTCTCCCTCGTTCTCGGCGATATGCATCCCGATACCGCCGCCGCCCGCGCTCGCCTTCACGATCACCGGGTAGCCGATCTCCGCGGCGACCTTCTTCGCCGCATCGACGCTCGTGACACCCTCCGGCGTTCCGGGGAGGACCGGGACGCCCGCCTCGCGCATCATCCGCTTCGACCCGATCTTCGAGCCCAGCGCCTCGATCGTCTTCCACGACGGCCCGATGAACGTCAGGCCCTCGTCCTCGACCAGTTTCGCGAACCCGGCGTTCTCGGCGAGGAACCCGTAGCCCGGGTGGATCGCCTCGGCCCCGGTCTTCCTCGCCACATCGCAGATCCGCTCCTTGTTGAGGTAACTCCTGGACGGGTGCGCCTCCCCGACACAGAACGCCTCGTCGGCGTACTTGACGTGGAGCGCGTTGCTGTCCGGCTCTGAGTAGATCGCGACCGTGTCGATCCCCAGCTCCCGGCAGGCCCGCATGACCCGGATGGCGATCTCGCCACGGTTGGCAATCAGGATCTTGTCAAAGTATTTCATCGTCCTGGCAGCCTCACTCGATGACCATCAGCACGTCGCCGTTCTGCACGACGTCTCCGGCATCCACGAAGATCTCCGAGACCATGCCGTCGCGGGGGCTGGGGATGGGGTTCTCCATCTTCATCGCCTCGAGGACG
This portion of the Methanoculleus oceani genome encodes:
- a CDS encoding flavodoxin domain-containing protein, giving the protein MNVIVVYKSRYGSTREIAEFIAEKLREHGVQADARSVDTAPDLEGYNAVVIGSAVYMEHWMKEAAEFVRRNRTVLAERPVWLFSSGPLQLEPGASPDDPELEPKEIGEFREIIHPRDHRVFFGALDPGRLGLQHRLIRKLPAARALLPEGDFRNWDDIEAWAGDIARALGTP
- a CDS encoding diphthine--ammonia ligase, whose amino-acid sequence is MKLGVLFSGGKDSIFACWKAMQQEEVVCLITVVSRNPESYMFHTPNIRLAALQAGAAGLPLVEVETAGEKETELQDLKRALLAARERFGIEGVVTGAVLSVYQAARVQRVCRELGLWSFNPLWLADQEAYMEELIDAGFRVIIAGVFSCPFDASWLGREIDRRALDELREIARKYQITLIGEGGEFETFVVDAPFFVQRIAIEEASKVYRNYNGVLRIERAGLVAK
- a CDS encoding type II toxin-antitoxin system HicB family antitoxin, giving the protein MRTFTAVLYREENMYVAECPEVGTVSQGRTVEEAVANLKEATELYLEEAPPLRREARAPVTGCTDFPLEDGRRPIITTFEVAEGARA
- a CDS encoding HepT-like ribonuclease domain-containing protein, with the translated sequence MRDELFLRHILDEIVLLREIGRDLTYEDLLRDPVRQHAIVRAIEIIGEATKNISEHQKEQHPEIPWKLMAGSRDKLIHAYFEVDWRIVWAILETEIPVLEPKVQAILLALDASNQE
- a CDS encoding ATP-binding protein, with the translated sequence MVSADSSTGLVSQGPNWQMLAAAPVLLLALVVAAQSFVNIPFDFVAPFQAALNVLPNMGSVLLAVLVAWGTMKTGRLQLVWMGSGILVLGLAILLANLVGTPISLNNGVQIQNLGAVLAGALHLVGALLAVFSIGLARPDPRQRAVALAAGYGGSIAAVTLIVIASTAGVIPVFFIPGEGGTAIRQVVITLAAGLFAAAALVVFINYIRSRSSFQYLYGLALALLALGQIAYLLTLSRGDLMAWAGRAGQWGASLYFLLALLLILRLSGGRTADVHYVLDHIFPPSSKGYRFLIESSPDAIIGLDAGGNVLVWNAAAESILGYSSREVVGRPIRDLESNPVPEGSGTQEPGEIFFRRRDGREMWLEVSVAHYTVRGSPITTVNIRDVTDRKQAEEERRQLYEKLEDAHREANLYLDIMTHDIRNANTVTTMYADLMVEILEGEPGAYAEKLRGSVEKSNEILRNVATIRRLQEEPSLLVPVNLDTVVRKEIETFPGASIRYEGAPAEVRADGLLSEVFANLIGNAVKFGGPDVEVTIRVSELDGEVEVSVEDTGPGVPDDVKERLFRRLERGKARGPGKGLGLFISRMLIERYGGEIRVEDRVPGHPEEGAAFRFTLRKSTQDG
- a CDS encoding nucleotidyltransferase family protein, with amino-acid sequence MAAQVRREKKNEFVAKLEEVLPLLRERFGVAKIGIFGSTARGEERPDSDVDVLVEFAPGQTTFRNFMELAFYLEELFGRRVDLVTEQGLSRYLRPYVEQEVVWCDA
- a CDS encoding type 1 glutamine amidotransferase, whose product is MILVIDLCYRDGSLSRDEFVGPVERLLHRIGAPFTVRHYTAVGAPEIEAADAVILCGTALKDTGFAEHPELFGWLPAFERPVLGISSGMRALAAAFGGGIEPCCEIGMTDVRVLAPDPLFAGREDFPAYGVHEYAVQVPEGFLPLAASDRCVQAIRHRSLPLYGLLFHPEVRNEWVIERFLGPVTAGQ
- a CDS encoding tetratricopeptide repeat protein, with the translated sequence MKAPSPTACLCCALILILFTSGCITKNQEYYDNQVAAEPDNAEAWCIRGMYYNNYYNQYAEAMESCNKALELDPEYGLAWFLKGVILTNMNMTDEARLCFENATRYDPALAKNVQFVVGNM